One window from the genome of Thermococcus siculi encodes:
- a CDS encoding arsenic resistance protein, with translation MVEMDVVEFMKEKMVYIVFTLIFASTYAGVYHRDLFLSLKGTLPVALFMMLFQPMVFMEVKRAFTARTEVKTKYLILLTLFYLALFPALTWLLLKFWLAVMPGTDPRLLAGIVLISLSPLPSSAPAFTNLAGGRFQLTLVGVIWTFLLSLFVMPVYAKLILHAVIQVPVDVLLKSLVLYIITPLIIGQLTKYAVLRWKGVDALMFLKKPLVGVSLLGMYWMVVVVFGINGKVIVERPELILVGAIIMNVYFLLRAAIAYFSGKALSFPFEQNVSLVYSTGSNMTLATAIAIGTFGSLAAVGTALGGPFSDMLLMILFVRFFNLLKKRIYVETNIPAGEET, from the coding sequence ATGGTAGAGATGGATGTTGTTGAGTTCATGAAGGAGAAGATGGTCTACATAGTGTTCACTCTCATCTTTGCCTCAACATACGCAGGTGTTTACCACCGCGACCTCTTCCTGTCCCTGAAGGGAACCCTCCCGGTAGCGCTCTTCATGATGCTCTTCCAGCCCATGGTCTTCATGGAGGTAAAGAGGGCGTTCACCGCGAGGACGGAGGTTAAGACGAAGTACCTCATACTGCTGACGCTGTTCTACCTCGCGCTTTTCCCCGCCCTCACGTGGCTCCTCCTGAAGTTCTGGCTCGCGGTAATGCCAGGAACAGACCCAAGACTGCTCGCAGGTATTGTTCTCATAAGCCTCTCACCGCTCCCCAGCTCGGCACCGGCCTTCACCAACCTCGCCGGTGGGAGGTTTCAGCTGACCCTCGTTGGAGTCATATGGACTTTCCTGCTCTCGCTCTTCGTGATGCCGGTCTACGCGAAGCTGATACTTCACGCAGTCATTCAGGTGCCCGTTGATGTGCTCCTCAAGTCCCTCGTCCTCTACATAATAACGCCCCTTATCATCGGCCAGCTGACAAAGTACGCCGTCCTCCGCTGGAAGGGTGTGGATGCGCTCATGTTCCTCAAAAAGCCCCTCGTTGGCGTTTCCCTCCTCGGCATGTACTGGATGGTCGTGGTGGTCTTCGGCATAAACGGGAAGGTGATAGTCGAGAGGCCAGAGCTGATACTTGTGGGGGCCATCATTATGAACGTCTATTTCCTCCTGCGCGCGGCCATAGCCTACTTCAGCGGAAAAGCTCTCAGCTTTCCCTTTGAGCAGAACGTTTCCCTGGTTTACTCCACCGGCTCCAACATGACCCTGGCAACGGCAATAGCAATAGGAACCTTCGGTTCGCTGGCGGCAGTTGGCACGGCTCTGGGTGGACCCTTCAGCGACATGCTCCTGATGATACTCTTCGTCAGGTTCTTCAACCTGCTGAAAAAGCGTATATACGTTGAAACCAATATTCCTGCAGGTGAAGAAACATGA
- a CDS encoding putative zinc-binding protein, whose amino-acid sequence MTDPEVCLITCGESLSELIAVEALKELGDAAVLCPLTAITRGVPEVIERMKAARYVVLIDSCSLRCAKKTADELGIHYDEYINLEEELNIKTPCYENPSVEAVDDIGLGATHLVERIGELLSD is encoded by the coding sequence ATGACTGACCCTGAGGTCTGCCTCATAACCTGCGGGGAGTCACTCTCCGAGCTGATTGCCGTTGAGGCATTGAAGGAACTTGGGGATGCTGCGGTGCTGTGCCCGCTCACTGCGATTACAAGGGGAGTCCCTGAGGTCATTGAAAGAATGAAGGCGGCCAGGTACGTTGTCCTCATTGATTCCTGTTCCCTGCGGTGCGCAAAGAAGACGGCCGATGAACTCGGCATCCACTATGACGAGTACATAAACCTTGAGGAGGAGCTTAACATTAAAACCCCCTGCTACGAGAACCCCTCAGTGGAGGCGGTTGATGACATAGGGCTTGGGGCCACTCATCTGGTCGAGAGGATAGGGGAACTTCTGAGCGATTGA
- a CDS encoding universal stress protein produces the protein MFRKILFPTDFSEGACRAVEKFEKSNEMAVGEVILLHVVDEGIVEELMNGYSMLYDDVGVELNAVEKELKAKALKKLQERVDRVKKAFGTERVKPVVRFGFPWEEIVKVAEEEDVSLIVLPSHGKMGFSRELFGSTAMRVLKKTKRPVLMIKTHEEG, from the coding sequence ATGTTTAGAAAAATCCTGTTCCCCACGGATTTCAGCGAGGGGGCCTGCAGGGCGGTTGAAAAGTTTGAGAAGAGCAACGAGATGGCCGTCGGTGAGGTGATCCTCCTCCACGTCGTCGATGAGGGCATCGTCGAGGAGCTGATGAACGGCTACTCCATGCTGTACGACGACGTGGGAGTTGAGCTAAACGCCGTTGAAAAGGAGCTTAAGGCGAAGGCCCTAAAGAAGCTCCAGGAGAGGGTGGATCGGGTTAAGAAGGCCTTCGGGACCGAGAGGGTGAAGCCGGTCGTCAGGTTCGGCTTCCCCTGGGAGGAGATAGTCAAAGTCGCCGAGGAAGAAGACGTCTCGCTCATAGTACTGCCCAGCCACGGCAAGATGGGCTTCTCCCGCGAGCTCTTCGGTTCAACGGCCATGCGCGTCCTGAAGAAGACGAAGAGGCCCGTTCTCATGATAAAGACCCACGAGGAGGGATGA
- a CDS encoding arsenic resistance protein, producing the protein MNWLKLKEHLDKYLPVYVTLAMMAGFYVGTHANLKPYHSTLKTLNMLVVISMIYPMMINLRLGELKNSAKLGKQLVIALTMGLVISPLIMYGAIWLTELFHPINHQLALGLLLAVVVPCSSMSIAYTGFTKGNLELATIVVALSFTLAIVTVPAWLKVFASSYHVGISVWLLVKTILIVVITPMILGVLTRWYLLNKLGAEGFLRIKPAFPAISLLGMYTIVFLIFMEKAKLIASKPSIVGIALVPLVLYYSTALLFMTFFDRAVGVPYKDHMAVTFTSVGKNEGTAMAIALAAGTGLMAIAPAITPIVQIPFLVGYVKAWRKVAGLWKCRLLREEETEALS; encoded by the coding sequence ATGAACTGGTTAAAGCTCAAGGAGCACCTGGATAAATACCTGCCCGTTTACGTCACGCTCGCCATGATGGCGGGCTTCTACGTTGGAACCCACGCGAACCTCAAGCCATACCACAGCACGCTCAAGACCCTCAACATGCTCGTCGTCATCAGCATGATTTATCCCATGATGATCAACCTCCGCCTCGGCGAACTGAAGAACAGCGCGAAGCTCGGGAAGCAGCTGGTCATAGCGCTCACGATGGGGCTGGTTATCTCCCCGCTCATCATGTACGGTGCAATATGGCTCACTGAACTCTTCCATCCCATCAACCACCAGCTGGCACTCGGCCTGCTCCTCGCTGTGGTGGTCCCGTGCTCCTCGATGAGCATAGCCTACACGGGCTTCACGAAGGGGAACCTTGAGCTGGCAACAATAGTTGTCGCCCTCAGCTTCACCCTGGCAATAGTCACCGTTCCCGCTTGGCTCAAGGTCTTCGCCTCCAGCTACCACGTGGGCATCTCGGTCTGGCTCCTCGTCAAGACAATCCTCATAGTCGTCATAACGCCCATGATCCTCGGCGTCCTCACGAGGTGGTACCTCCTCAACAAGCTCGGAGCGGAGGGCTTCCTCAGGATAAAGCCGGCATTTCCAGCTATCTCACTCCTCGGCATGTACACCATCGTTTTCCTCATCTTCATGGAGAAGGCGAAGCTCATAGCCAGCAAGCCGAGCATCGTGGGAATAGCCCTAGTCCCACTCGTGCTCTACTACTCGACAGCCCTCCTCTTCATGACGTTCTTTGACAGGGCCGTTGGGGTTCCTTACAAGGACCACATGGCGGTGACCTTCACCTCAGTCGGAAAGAACGAGGGAACGGCGATGGCGATAGCCCTCGCGGCGGGGACGGGCCTGATGGCGATAGCACCCGCAATAACCCCAATAGTCCAGATACCGTTCCTCGTCGGCTACGTTAAAGCCTGGAGAAAGGTTGCGGGGCTGTGGAAGTGCAGGCTTCTGAGGGAGGAAGAGACGGAAGCCCTCTCCTGA
- a CDS encoding oxidoreductase — protein sequence MKEDYPKLFEPINIGKVELMNRAVFPPISTNFALENGRLTERFVKHYERRARGGVGLIIVENTSIDFPEGKHMPFQPRIDSKAVLKDWEWLAFEVHKYEGVKLSIELAHEGWKKDGVDYLSPEKIEELIEKFAYSARLAMEAGFDMVEIQGAHGLLVNQFLSPLTNHRDDEWGQRTRFAKVVRKRIAEECGRDFPVTIRLAVDDFLEGGINLTMGREIAMELAKAGYDMIQADIGLGPKEKRLEPMHYPQAWRAYLAEKIRPLPVPVAAVGMIREPAVAERVLETQADLVVLGRTLIADPDWVKKVAEGKEHLIRRCIGCSECIKAVHDEKGPIRCGANANVGNEEDIPKAEARKRIAIVGAGPGGLEAARVAALRGHEVHLFYETFGGQLVLAKVPPGKEKIGWLIEYYRNVLAELPNVHLHEGAATKEDILAVKPDAVVIATGAKPFLPCSGERGLITPFDKILTGEVKVENKSVLIGGGGLVGVETAIYLAQFNNRIKIIKRSPAVLPNVERITRGYLLRELEERGIPIIVNRRFVSAGEGYAIVENTETGEKEMIECDVIVGAFGMRPHVPFVIDGVEYHIIGDAKSVRNIASAVKEGYEVGRRL from the coding sequence ATGAAAGAAGATTACCCTAAGCTCTTTGAGCCGATAAACATTGGAAAAGTTGAACTCATGAACAGGGCAGTGTTCCCGCCAATATCAACGAACTTCGCACTGGAGAACGGCAGGCTGACGGAGAGGTTCGTCAAGCACTACGAGAGACGCGCCAGGGGTGGCGTTGGACTCATAATAGTCGAGAACACCTCGATAGACTTCCCCGAAGGCAAGCACATGCCCTTCCAGCCGAGGATAGACTCGAAGGCCGTCCTTAAGGACTGGGAGTGGCTGGCCTTCGAGGTTCACAAGTACGAGGGTGTTAAGCTCTCCATAGAGCTTGCCCACGAGGGCTGGAAGAAGGACGGCGTTGATTACCTCTCCCCCGAGAAGATAGAGGAGCTGATCGAGAAGTTCGCATACTCAGCGAGGCTGGCGATGGAAGCTGGTTTTGACATGGTGGAGATACAGGGCGCACACGGGCTCCTCGTGAACCAGTTCCTCTCACCGCTGACGAACCACCGAGACGACGAGTGGGGGCAGAGGACGCGCTTCGCCAAGGTCGTCAGGAAGAGGATAGCCGAGGAGTGCGGCCGGGACTTTCCGGTGACGATAAGACTGGCCGTTGACGATTTCCTCGAGGGCGGAATAAACCTCACGATGGGAAGGGAGATAGCCATGGAGCTGGCAAAGGCCGGCTACGACATGATACAGGCGGATATCGGCCTCGGCCCGAAGGAGAAGCGCCTTGAGCCGATGCACTACCCGCAGGCTTGGCGCGCCTACCTCGCGGAGAAGATAAGACCCCTGCCCGTCCCGGTTGCGGCGGTGGGAATGATAAGGGAGCCGGCCGTTGCCGAGAGGGTTCTTGAGACTCAGGCCGACCTGGTAGTCCTCGGAAGGACTCTCATAGCCGACCCCGACTGGGTGAAGAAAGTCGCCGAGGGGAAGGAGCACCTGATAAGGAGATGCATCGGCTGCAGCGAGTGCATCAAGGCAGTCCACGACGAGAAGGGGCCGATAAGGTGCGGCGCGAACGCCAACGTGGGCAACGAGGAGGACATACCCAAGGCAGAGGCAAGGAAGAGGATTGCCATCGTTGGCGCCGGACCCGGCGGCCTGGAAGCGGCCAGGGTCGCGGCGCTGAGGGGCCACGAGGTTCACCTGTTCTACGAGACCTTCGGCGGCCAGCTCGTCCTTGCGAAAGTTCCGCCGGGGAAGGAGAAGATAGGCTGGCTCATAGAGTACTACCGGAACGTCCTGGCGGAGCTCCCGAACGTCCACCTGCATGAGGGCGCGGCCACCAAGGAAGACATCCTGGCCGTGAAACCTGACGCGGTCGTTATAGCCACCGGAGCGAAGCCGTTCCTCCCGTGCAGCGGGGAGCGCGGGTTGATAACACCCTTTGATAAGATCCTCACCGGGGAAGTCAAGGTCGAGAACAAGAGCGTCCTCATCGGTGGCGGCGGTCTGGTCGGCGTCGAGACGGCCATCTACCTAGCGCAGTTCAACAACAGGATAAAAATAATCAAGCGCAGTCCGGCGGTTCTGCCGAACGTGGAGAGGATCACGCGCGGCTACCTCCTCAGGGAGCTGGAGGAGAGAGGCATCCCGATAATCGTCAACAGGCGCTTTGTGAGCGCCGGCGAGGGCTACGCGATAGTGGAGAACACCGAGACGGGAGAAAAAGAGATGATCGAGTGCGACGTTATCGTCGGAGCCTTCGGCATGAGGCCCCACGTACCATTCGTCATAGACGGCGTTGAGTACCACATAATAGGCGACGCGAAGTCTGTCAGGAACATCGCCAGCGCCGTGAAGGAAGGCTATGAGGTAGGGAGGAGGCTCTGA
- a CDS encoding OsmC family protein: MERLEYRAELEWDGNVGSTAEVREFTFRIDTNTDGHNAGPNPTEYLLAAIGGCLTVNWGRLIKKMRLDVKGFEVEVRGWRGLDEPQLKEITYKITILTNEPEKKIMRVKELAEKYGTVFNTVGAEKIRGEVEVVRDT; the protein is encoded by the coding sequence ATGGAGAGGCTCGAGTACAGGGCGGAGCTTGAGTGGGACGGCAACGTGGGGAGCACCGCGGAGGTGAGGGAATTCACTTTCAGGATAGACACGAACACCGACGGCCACAACGCCGGCCCAAATCCGACGGAGTACCTATTAGCAGCGATCGGAGGCTGTTTAACCGTCAACTGGGGCAGGCTCATCAAAAAGATGCGCCTCGACGTGAAGGGCTTTGAGGTCGAGGTCAGGGGCTGGCGCGGGCTTGACGAACCCCAATTGAAGGAGATAACTTACAAGATTACCATCCTCACAAACGAACCCGAGAAAAAGATAATGCGTGTTAAGGAGCTTGCAGAGAAGTACGGCACCGTTTTCAACACCGTCGGTGCAGAGAAGATAAGGGGAGAGGTGGAGGTAGTCAGAGATACCTAA
- a CDS encoding NifB/NifX family molybdenum-iron cluster-binding protein, with protein MSMLLGVPTSKGGLDDKIHESLVRAETFTLVELENGEIKDVEVVGNPYKSEPYGAGSKVALFLVNLGVKVLVTRVDCPKGKMILDSAGVKVMKIEGELTVREVIQKMLRG; from the coding sequence ATGTCGATGCTGCTTGGGGTTCCAACTTCAAAGGGTGGTCTTGACGATAAAATCCATGAAAGCCTTGTCCGGGCCGAGACGTTCACACTGGTGGAGCTTGAGAACGGCGAAATAAAAGACGTGGAGGTCGTTGGGAACCCTTACAAGAGCGAACCCTACGGGGCTGGCTCTAAGGTGGCCCTATTCCTTGTCAACCTCGGCGTGAAAGTTCTTGTGACCCGTGTTGACTGTCCGAAAGGGAAAATGATTCTCGATTCTGCGGGGGTCAAGGTTATGAAAATTGAGGGAGAACTTACCGTTAGAGAGGTAATCCAAAAGATGTTGAGGGGTTAA
- a CDS encoding tetratricopeptide repeat protein, with protein sequence MKEILEAIEEQDCKKVENLLYHRIDELGDEELKDVLEKAEKLAIECEDFELYKLTVYYFHELLEIDKLGEFEKLAEEKDTFEAKFELADLYYLIGELDKSLELYRTLLEEETAKGNVENVAKVYYSMALIHEELQEYDKALELMDKAIEIYEELGNEEQLLRIKIHRAYVLFESGESYEAKALLAGLLPKVQGKSDLLVEVHLSFEEIFEEDENYDAALQECLYAMIHAKGTDYEEVAFGSLMDVLWQLFLEDDFETVYLNVDMFTNAFPDMADFFEAVKAIALYKDGKISEEEVSKYLEKVTDQRQIDLLEFLGEAEL encoded by the coding sequence ATGAAGGAGATTCTTGAGGCCATCGAAGAACAGGATTGCAAAAAGGTTGAAAACCTTCTGTACCACAGGATTGACGAGCTTGGCGACGAGGAGCTTAAAGACGTCCTCGAAAAGGCCGAAAAGCTCGCCATTGAGTGTGAGGACTTCGAACTTTACAAGCTCACCGTTTACTACTTCCATGAACTCCTCGAGATCGACAAGCTGGGTGAGTTCGAGAAGCTCGCGGAGGAGAAAGACACCTTTGAGGCCAAGTTCGAGCTGGCGGACCTCTACTACCTCATTGGAGAGCTGGATAAGAGCCTTGAGCTTTACAGAACCCTCCTCGAGGAAGAGACCGCGAAGGGTAACGTGGAGAACGTGGCGAAGGTCTACTACAGCATGGCGCTCATCCACGAGGAACTCCAGGAATACGACAAGGCGCTGGAGCTGATGGACAAGGCGATAGAGATATACGAGGAGCTTGGAAACGAGGAGCAGCTCCTGAGGATTAAGATACACAGGGCCTACGTCCTCTTCGAGAGCGGCGAGAGCTACGAGGCCAAGGCCCTGCTCGCCGGCCTGCTCCCGAAGGTTCAGGGCAAGAGCGACCTCCTCGTCGAGGTTCACCTCAGCTTCGAGGAGATATTCGAGGAGGACGAGAACTACGATGCCGCTTTACAGGAGTGTCTCTACGCCATGATCCACGCGAAGGGAACCGACTACGAGGAGGTAGCCTTCGGCTCGCTAATGGACGTCCTCTGGCAGCTCTTCCTGGAGGACGACTTCGAGACGGTCTACCTCAACGTGGACATGTTCACAAACGCGTTCCCCGACATGGCCGACTTCTTTGAGGCGGTGAAGGCGATAGCCCTCTACAAGGACGGCAAGATATCCGAGGAAGAGGTGAGCAAGTACCTTGAGAAGGTAACCGACCAGAGGCAGATAGACCTGCTGGAGTTCCTTGGAGAGGCTGAGCTCTGA